The Actinoplanes sp. N902-109 genomic interval CGCCGGTGATGGCCGCTCATAAGTACGGTTTATGGCGGCCGGGATGCGATCGCTGCGCTGCCTGCTTACACCATCCGGCGACCCCGATCGGGGGAGCGGAGCAGGGAAAAGGTGAGCAGTGATGGGCACGGAACTTTCCGGCAAGGTGGCGCTGGTGACCGGCGGCAACAGCGGTATCGGGCGGGCCGCGGCGACGGCGCTGGCCGCCCGTGGCGCGACGGTGGTGCTGTCGGGGCGTGACGCCGGACGCGGTACGCGGGCGGTGCAACTGATCGAGCAGGCCGGCGGAAAGGCGTTCTTCGTCGCGACCGACCTGAACAACGAGGCCTCCGCCCGCTCGCTGGCGGCGCGGGCCGTGGAGCTGGCCGGTCCGGTCGACATCCTCGTCAACAGTGCGGGCGTCTTCCCGTTCGGGCCGACCGAGAAGACGAGCGAGGAGCAGTTCGACGACGTCTACGCGATCAATGTCAAGGCGCCGTACTTCCTGGTGGCGGAGCTGGCGCCGGCGATGGCGGCGCGCGGGTACGGCGCCGTCGTCAACGTGACCACGATGGTGGCCGAGTTCGGCGCCGCCGGGATGGGTCTCTACGGCTCCAGCAAGGCCGCGCTGGTGCTGCTCACCAAGGCGTGGGCGGCGGAGTTCGGGCCCAGCGGCGTACGGGTCAACGCGGTCAGCCCGGGCCCCACCCGTACCGAGGGAACCGCCGCGATGGGTGAGTCGCTCGACCAGCTCGCCGCCGCGGGTCCGGCCGGACGCCCGGGTAGCGCCGAGGAGATCGCGGAGGCGATCGTGTTCCTGGCGACGGACGCCGCGTCGTTCGTGCACGGCGCCGTCCTGCCGGTCGACGGCGGCCGGATCGCGGTCTGACCCGCGTCGGACTGCTGGGCACATGCGGAAGGGGCGGAGCCGAGCCGGCTCCGCCCCTTCCGGGCTCAGGTGTGCCCGCAGGCTGCGCCTACCGCTCGATGAAGGGCCGGCGACCGGCGACGCGGGAGGCACGCCCCGGTGCCGGCGTATGTGTGCAACGAACGCCTTGCGCAGCCGCACCGCGCCGAGCGGACATGAATCGGCCGAGATCGATTGACTAAAGCGGTTTAGTTGTTCACCATCCCCCATAGGGATCGGCTTACCTCGATCAAAGCTCTGTTCGACGGGAGTGTGGACATGCACGGGACGACACGTCGGATCGGCCGCAAAGCTGTCTGTGCAGCGCTGGGGGTGGTGTGTGCGGTCCTGGCTGTGCCGGGCGGGGCGCACGCCGCCGCGGCGAAACCGGCCGCCACGAAATCCGGGCCGACGAGCATCGCCTACGTCGAGGTCAACAACTACGACCTCAGCAACGTCGGCCGGTACCGGCTCGCGAACGGGGCGAACGCCTTCGACGTCGCGATCATCTTCGCTGCGAACATCAACTACGACGGCACCAAGGCTCAGCTGTACTTCAACGACCGGGTGCGGGCGACCCTCGCCAACGCGGCCACCCAGATCGCCCCGCTGCAGGCGAAAGGCATCAAGGTCGAGTTGTCGCTGCTCGGGAACCACCAGGGTGCCGGCTTCGCCAACTTCACGACGCAGGCTGCCGCCGCCGACTTCGCGGCACAGGTGGCAGCGGCGGTGTCGAAATACGGTCTCGACGGGGTCGATCTCGACGACGAATACGCCGACTACGGCACCAACGGTACGCCGCAGCCGAACTCGCAGTCGATAGGTTGGCTCATCACCGCCCTGCGCACCGCGATGCCCGGCAAGCTGCTGTCGTTCTACAACATCGGCCCGTCGGCAAGCAGCCTGGCCTCCTCCAGCGCGACGATCGGGGCGAAGCTGAACTACGCGTGGAACCCCTACTACGGCAGCTACAGCGTGCCGCGGATCCCCGGCCTCACGGCTTCGCACCTGTCGCCCGCCGCGGTCGACATCCAGGGCACCTCGTCGAGCACGGCGGCGTCGCTGGCCCGGCGTACGGTCTCGGACGGGTACGGCGTCTTCATGACCTACAACCTGCCGGGCAACGACGTGCACTCGTACGTCTCGTCCTTCACCGTCCCGCTGTACGGCCAGGCCGCCGTCTACCAGTGAGGTGATGCCCGGCCGGGTCTTTCGAACCCGGCCGGGCCGACCGAGTGCTGCCGTCCGCCGTACGGCATGCCGGAATCGGTGCAAATGGCTATAGGGCCGTCGCGCGCACCACCACGCCCCATAACCGGTTGAACTCGGACCGCAATGTAAAGGAATGGTAACGACAAACGGTCGACGGTCGACAATCGGCGGTCGACCACCAAAGATCCGTTCATGCCTTCGACACCGTTGACGGTCGTCATCGCGAGCTACCTCGAACCCGAGCTCGTGGACCGTATCGCCGCGGCCGACCCCGGTCTGACCGTGCTCTACGAGCCCGAGTTGCTGCCGGTGCCGCAGTACCGCTGCGACCACGGCGGCCTGCGCCCCGAACTCACCGCCGAGCAGGCCGAACGCTGGGCGGACCTGCTCTCGCAGGCCGACATCGCCTTCGACTTCGACTGGGAACGGCCGGGCGAGCTGGCGGTGCGGGCGCCGAAGCTGCGATGGGTGCAGGCAACCAGTGCCGGCATCGGCGGCTTCGTGCAGCGCACCGGTCTGGACCGTACGGGGATCGAGTTCACCACGGCGGGCGGGATCCACGCGGTGCCGCTGGCCGAGTTCGCGCTCACCGGCGCCCTGCACTTCATCAAGGGCGTACCCGAGCTGCGGCGGCGGCAGCAGGCGCACGTCTGGGAGCGGTACACCACGTCGCAGCTCGCCGGGCGCACGGTCACCGTGGTCGGGCTGGGCGGGATGGGGCGTCAGGTCGCCCGGACGTTCGAAGCGCTCGGCACGACGGTGATCGGCATCGGCCGTACGGGGAACGCGGTCGACCTCGACGAGGTGCTGCCGCGCACGGATGTGCTGGTGCTGTGCTGCCCGCTGACGCCGGAGACCGAGGGGCTGATCGGTGCCGGGCAGCTGGCTCTGCTGCCGCGCGGCGCCGTCCTGGTGAACATCTCGCGAGGGCCCGTCGTGGACCAGACAGCCCTGATCGAATCGCTGCGTGCGGGGCATCTCGCCGGCGCGGCGCTCGACGTGTTCGCCACCGAACCACTGCCCGGCTCGTCGCCGCTGTGGGACCTGGACACCGTGCTCGTCTCGCCGCACTCGGCGTCCACCGTGGCCGGCGAGAACGCCGCCCTCACCGAGCTGTTCCTCGACAACCTGCGCCGCTACCGGGCCGGTGAACCGATGCTCAACCGCTACCACCGCGACCGCGGCTACTGACCGGAGGAATCAGATGAGCAGCCTGCGTGGCACCTGGTACATCAGCCCGACGCCGTTCACCGAGCAAGGCGCCGTCGACGTCGAGAGCCTGACCCGGCTCGTCGCGGCGGCCGCCCGGTGGGGCGCCGACGGCATCACCATCCTCGGCGTGATGGGCGAGGCGGCCGACCTGACCGGCGCCGAGCGTGACCTCGTGCTGACCACGGTGGCCGGCGCCGCCCGGGACGTCATCGCGTTCGCCGTCGGGTGCTCGGCGCCCTCGGCCGCCGTGGTGCGCGAGAACGCGCGCCGGGCCGTCGCCGCCGGAGCGAGCGCGGTCATGGTGTCCGCACCGCCGCTGCTCAAGGACACCGACACGATCGGCGCTTTCTACCGGGCCGCCGCGGCCGGGCTCGACGTGCCGGTGATCGTGCAGGACGAGCCGGCCGCCACCGGCGTCACGATGCCGGTCTCGGGGCTGCTGGCCGCGCTCGATGCCTGCGGCGCCGACACGGTGAAGCTGGAGGACCCGCCGACACCGCCGAAGATCTCCAAGCTGCTCGACCAGCGGCCCGGCCTGACCGTCTTCGGCGGGCTCGGCGGGGTCAGCGCCTACCACGAGCTGAAGCGCGGGGGAGCGGGCACGATGACCGGCTTCGCCTTCCCCGAGATCCTGCGGGCGATCCGGCTCGCCGCCGAGTCCGGCGACTGGGCCGAGGCCGCCCGCATCAACGACACGTACCTGCCGTACATCGCCTTCGAGGGCCAGCCCAAGACGGGCCTGGCCATCCGCAAGGAGGTGCTGCGCCGGCGCGGGGTGCTGTCCACCGCCCGCACCCGGGCCCTGAGCCCGCTGCCCGACCAGCGCACGCTCGACGACCTGGACGACGTGCTCGCTCGCGTCGGCCTGGTGCCCGCACCGGAAGCGCTGGCGCTGTGAAGGCCGTCGTCGGCGGGGCCAGCTCGGGCCTGGGCGCCGCGATCGCCGTCAACCTGGCCGCTCAGGGCTACGACCTGCTGCTGTGGGCCCGCAACCAGGACCGCCTCGACGCGGTCGCGCAGCGCATCGAAGGTGTCCAGGTCGAGACCGTCACCGCCGACGCCACCGACCCCGGGGCCGCCGAGAAGATCGCCGCCACCGCCGGGCACGCCGACGTCCTCGTGCTCAACGCCGGTGGCCCGCCGCCGGCGCCGGCCGATCACACCGACGCCGACAGCTGGCGAGCGGCCCTGCAGCTGCTCACGGTGACACCGATCGACCTGGCCACCCGGCTGCTGCCCGGGATGCGGGAGCGCGGCTTCGGCCGGATCATCGCGGTGCTGTCGTCCGGGGTGCGCGAGCCGTTGCCCGACCTTTCCTACTCGAACTCGGGCCGGGCGGCCCTCGCGGCCTGGCTCAAGACGGTCGGGCGCACGGTCGCCGCGGACGGCGTGACGGTCAACGGCGTGGTGCCGGGGCGGATCGACACCGAACGGGTGGCCGCCCTCGACCGGGCCGCCGCCGGCCGCACCGGGCGCGACGAGGCCACCGTACGGGCCGCGTCGATCGCCACCATCCCGGCCGGCCGGTACGGCAAGCCCGAGGAATTCGCCAACGTCGTCGGATTCCTC includes:
- a CDS encoding SDR family NAD(P)-dependent oxidoreductase, with translation MGTELSGKVALVTGGNSGIGRAAATALAARGATVVLSGRDAGRGTRAVQLIEQAGGKAFFVATDLNNEASARSLAARAVELAGPVDILVNSAGVFPFGPTEKTSEEQFDDVYAINVKAPYFLVAELAPAMAARGYGAVVNVTTMVAEFGAAGMGLYGSSKAALVLLTKAWAAEFGPSGVRVNAVSPGPTRTEGTAAMGESLDQLAAAGPAGRPGSAEEIAEAIVFLATDAASFVHGAVLPVDGGRIAV
- a CDS encoding endo-beta-N-acetylglucosaminidase H, translated to MCAVLAVPGGAHAAAAKPAATKSGPTSIAYVEVNNYDLSNVGRYRLANGANAFDVAIIFAANINYDGTKAQLYFNDRVRATLANAATQIAPLQAKGIKVELSLLGNHQGAGFANFTTQAAAADFAAQVAAAVSKYGLDGVDLDDEYADYGTNGTPQPNSQSIGWLITALRTAMPGKLLSFYNIGPSASSLASSSATIGAKLNYAWNPYYGSYSVPRIPGLTASHLSPAAVDIQGTSSSTAASLARRTVSDGYGVFMTYNLPGNDVHSYVSSFTVPLYGQAAVYQ
- a CDS encoding D-2-hydroxyacid dehydrogenase, which translates into the protein MPSTPLTVVIASYLEPELVDRIAAADPGLTVLYEPELLPVPQYRCDHGGLRPELTAEQAERWADLLSQADIAFDFDWERPGELAVRAPKLRWVQATSAGIGGFVQRTGLDRTGIEFTTAGGIHAVPLAEFALTGALHFIKGVPELRRRQQAHVWERYTTSQLAGRTVTVVGLGGMGRQVARTFEALGTTVIGIGRTGNAVDLDEVLPRTDVLVLCCPLTPETEGLIGAGQLALLPRGAVLVNISRGPVVDQTALIESLRAGHLAGAALDVFATEPLPGSSPLWDLDTVLVSPHSASTVAGENAALTELFLDNLRRYRAGEPMLNRYHRDRGY
- a CDS encoding dihydrodipicolinate synthase family protein encodes the protein MSSLRGTWYISPTPFTEQGAVDVESLTRLVAAAARWGADGITILGVMGEAADLTGAERDLVLTTVAGAARDVIAFAVGCSAPSAAVVRENARRAVAAGASAVMVSAPPLLKDTDTIGAFYRAAAAGLDVPVIVQDEPAATGVTMPVSGLLAALDACGADTVKLEDPPTPPKISKLLDQRPGLTVFGGLGGVSAYHELKRGGAGTMTGFAFPEILRAIRLAAESGDWAEAARINDTYLPYIAFEGQPKTGLAIRKEVLRRRGVLSTARTRALSPLPDQRTLDDLDDVLARVGLVPAPEALAL
- a CDS encoding SDR family oxidoreductase — protein: MKAVVGGASSGLGAAIAVNLAAQGYDLLLWARNQDRLDAVAQRIEGVQVETVTADATDPGAAEKIAATAGHADVLVLNAGGPPPAPADHTDADSWRAALQLLTVTPIDLATRLLPGMRERGFGRIIAVLSSGVREPLPDLSYSNSGRAALAAWLKTVGRTVAADGVTVNGVVPGRIDTERVAALDRAAAGRTGRDEATVRAASIATIPAGRYGKPEEFANVVGFLASPASSYVTASLLACDGGMMRSLT